Proteins from one Nicotiana tabacum cultivar K326 chromosome 23, ASM71507v2, whole genome shotgun sequence genomic window:
- the LOC107777828 gene encoding uncharacterized protein LOC107777828, whose protein sequence is MVVKMMKWRPWPPLSSKKIEAKIIVNCLKGFNFMSNEQMGFQDFEKLRVEIKWKGSKGSSLNLSSLTRRGSVKKNFTKEESLKENGGVEWNEEFQSVCNFSANKDGVFHPWEVAFTVFNGTSREPDQKVTILAAASLNLADFASVAGDKEDGIEIAIPLEASIGSFKSFLSLCLSLSLVELRNGYEASETIPKFIMSAPVSPNPGEVLLTDRNEVSALKAGLRKVKFFKGLSVRRHKKACHEEEGSDGRNSVRSEDPDYVYLLDTDSLDDSEEGESEEGNEDTSVRKSFSYETLAYANHASGSFYSNTSSSEDEDFIHRNNHISDAGHGYPADTTAALQNQTAEQSSKRRILPWRKRKLSFRSPKTKGEPLLKKHYGEDGGDDIDFDRRQLCPSDESSSGWCKSEKGSANQFSVSEFGDDSFAVGSWEQKEIISRDGQMKLQTQIFFASIDQRSERAEGESACTALVAVIADWFHSNPKDMPIKSQLDCLIREGSLQWRDLCEKETYKERFPDKHFDLETVLQDKVRPLSVVSEKSFVGFFHPEGTEEEEEFDFLHGAMSFDNIWDEISKSAQETPSHGESFVYIVSWNDHFFILKVEKDAYYIIDTLGERLFECCNQAYILKFDKDTTISQVPSETQQSDDKPSSNKKEQSDMKEAANEGKMVISTNGTDGLQEESTIVNRDMVPENKEESSIVYRGKESCKEYIKSFLAAIPIRELQVNVKKGLMASTPLHQRLQVEFHYTMSFDHKFESSSEELTANSLAILPSAAE, encoded by the exons atggttgtGAAAATGATGAAGTGGAGGCCATGGCCACCACTATCATCCAAGAAAATTGAGGCTAAGATTATTGTTAATTGTCTTAAAGGTTTCAACTTTATGTCAAATGAGCAAATGGGGTTCCAAGATTTTGAAAAATTAAGAGTTGAAATTAAGTGGAAAGGCTCAAAGGGTAGTTCTTTGAATTTGAGCTCTCTTACAAGGAGGGGTAGTGTAAAGAAGAATTTTACAAAGGAAGAGTCTTTAAAGGAAAATGGTGGTGTTGAATGGAATGAGGAGTTTCAGAGTGTTTGTAACTTTTCAGCTAATAAAGATGGTGTGTTTCATCCTTGGGAGGTTGCTTTTACTGTGTTCAAT GGTACAAGCAGAGAACCAGATCAAAAGGTAACCATACTTGCTGCGGCGTCATTGAACCTTGCAGACTTTGCTTCAGTAGCTGGGGATAAAGAAGACGGCATTGAAATTGCAATTCCTTTGGAAGCCTCTATTGGCAGCTTCAAAAGTTTCCTTTCACTCTGT CTATCTCTCAGCCTTGTGGAATTGAGGAACGGTTACGAAGCTTCAGAGACCATTCCGAAGTTTATCATGTCTGCTCCAGTATCTCCAAACCCTGGAGAGGTTTTGTTGACAGACAGAAATGAGGTTTCTGCTTTAAAAGCAGGTCTGCGGAAAGTTAAATTTTTCAAGGGATTATCAGTTAGGCGACACAAGAAGGCATGTCATGAAGAGGAAGGGAGTGATGGAAGGAACTCAGTCAGAAGTGAGGACCCCGATTATGTCTACCTACTCGACACGGATTCACTTGATGATTCAGAAGAAGGAGAATCAGAGGAAGGAAATGAGGATACAAGTGTGCGGAAGTCATTCAGTTATGAAACACTTGCCTATGCAAACCATGCTAGTGGATCATTTTACTCAAACACAAGCAGCAGCGAAGACGAGGATTTCATCCATCGTAACAATCATATTTCAGATGCAGGGCACGGGTACCCTGCGGATACAACTGCAGCACTACAAAATCAAACTGCTGAGCAGAGTTCAAAACGCAGAATTCTCCCCTGGAGGAAGAGGAAGTTGAGTTTCAGATCTCCTAAAACCAAGGGAGAGCCGTTGCTGAAGAAACATTATGGAGAGGATGGTGGGGACGATATAGACTTTGATCGCAGACAGCTTTGCCCATCTGATGAGTCTTCTTCAGGG TGGTGCAAATCCGAGAAAGGTTCTGCAAATCAATTTTCAGTCTCCGAATTTGGAGACGACAGTTTTGCTGTGGGTAGTTGGGAGCAGAAAGAGATAATAAGCCGAGATGGACAAATGAAGCTGCAGACTCAGATCTTCTTTGCTTCGATTGATCAACGAAGTGAACGAGCTGAAGGTGAAAGTGCTTGTACAGCGTTGGTTGCTGTGATTGCTGATTGGTTCCACTCCAATCCTAAAGATATGCCGATCAAGTCCCAACTTGATTGTCTTATCCGTGAAGGTTCACTGCAGTGGAGAGATCTTTGTGAAAAAGAGACCTACAAGGAACGTTTCCCAGATAAGCATTTTGACCTCGAGACAGTCCTCCAGGATAAAGTGCGTCCACTCTCAGTAGTCTCAGAAAAATCATTCGTTGGGTTCTTTCATCCAGAAGGAACCGAAGAAGAGGAGGAATTTGACTTTCTTCACGGTGCCATGTCTTTTGACAACATTTGGGATGAGATTTCTAAATCTGCTCAAGAAACTCCTTCTCATGGAGAGTCCTTTGTTTACATTGTGAGTTGGAATGACCACTTCTTTATCCTAAAGGTTGAAAAAGACGCATACTATATCATTGACACACTTGGCGAGAGGCTTTTTGAGTGTTGTAATCAGGCTTATATCCTCAAATTCGACAAAGACACAACAATTTCTCAAGTACCTAGTGAGACTCAACAATCAGATGATAAACCATCTAGCAATAAAAAGGAGCAAAGTGATATGAAAGAAGCTGCCAATGAGGGCAAAATGGTCATTAGCACCAATGGCACCGACGGATTGCAAGAAGAATCAACCATCGTCAACAGGGACATGGTACCTGAAAACAAAGAAGAATCCAGCATTGTTTACAGAGGTAAAGAATCATGTAAAGAGTACATAAAGAGTTTTTTGGCGGCAATCCCTATTAGGGAGTTACAAGTTAATGTGAAGAAGGGATTGATGGCATCTACGCCCCTTCATCAGCGGCTACAAGTTGAATTCCATTATACAATGAGCTTTGACCATAAGTTTGAGTCTTCTTCAGAAGAACTGACTGCTAACAGTTTGGCCATACTACCATCAGCAGCAGAGTAA